The sequence GTACGGAGCGATCGAATATATCGAAAAAGAAATAAATGACCACGGCGTACGTGAGACACGCCGTATCGCGCAGGTCAACGAGGCGGTATGCCAGGGCTGCGGCGCTTGTACGGTGACATGTCCCTCGGGCGCGATGGACCTGAAAGGATTTACAAACAGACAGATTATGGCGGAGGTGGATGCGATATGCAGGAATTAAGCGAAACAAAAAGCAGCGAATTCAAGCCGTTGATCGTCGCTTTCTGCTGTAACTGGTGCAGCTATGCGGGGGCGGACCTCGCGGGGACGAGCAGGCTTTCCTATCCGGCGGACGTCAAGATTATCCGCGTGCCCTGTTCGTGCCGCGTGAATCCGATGTTCATTCTGCGGGCGTTTCAGCGCGGGGCGGACGGCGTCATCATCAACGGCTGCCACCCGGGCGACTGCCATTATTCGACGGGTAACTATTACGCGCGCCGGAGATTGGCGCTTTTGTTCAGTATGCTCGAATACCTGGGTATCGAGAAAGGACGGACGCGCGTCGAGTGGGTTTCGGCTGCGGAGGGCCAGAAATTTGCGCAGGTAATGAATGAATTTTCCAAGACCATCCACGAGCTGGGCGAGAACAAAAGGCTGGAGGATTTGAGATGCAAGAAATAGAAAAAACAATCAAAGACAGGGCCAAACAGCTTCTTGACGAAAGCGTCGTGGATCGCGTATTAGGCTGGAAAAAAGGCGAGTATGGATATGACAATACACCGGCCGTGTTTTTTAAAGACGATTTGGACGGTCTCGTATATAACAGCTTTTGCGGCGCGAACTTAAGTAAGTACCTGATTGCGGAAAGCAAAAAAGACGGGAAGATCATGGTTCCCTTAAAACCGTGCGATACCTACAGCTTTAACCAGCTTGTAAAAGAACACCGTATCGACCGTTCCAAGATCTATGTGCTGGGTATCCCGTGCCATGGTATGGCGGACAAGGATAAGATGCATGCCAAAGGCATTAAAGGAATCACCGGCGTAAAAGAGCATGTGCATATGAAAGGCGTGGAAGACGGAGAGGACGATTACAGCGAGCTTGAAGTATCGACTGTTTACGGCGATAAAATGTGCAGGACGCAGGATGTTCTTTTGGAAAAATGTATGGCCTGCAAGGGCAAGGAATGCGTGGTGTTTGACGAAATCGTAGAAGATAAGCATCCGCTTCCAAGCCGCGCGTACGACCGTTTCGGCATGGTGAAGCGACTGGAGAACATGACTCCTGACGAGCGCTTTGCTTTCTGGCGCAGCGAGCTTTCCAAGTGTATTCGCTGCAATGCCTGCCGAAACGCGTGCCCTGCATGCTCGTGTTTAAAATGCGTGTTTGACAATGATGCTTCCGGCATTAGCAGTAAGGCGAATGTGGATACATTTGAAGAGAATATGTTCCATATCATACGCGCATACCATGTGGCGGCGCGCTGCACAGACTGCGGCGAATGCAGCCGCGTGTGCCCGCAGGGGATACCGCTCCACCTGTTAAACCGCAAATTTATCAAAGATATTAATGAATTTTACGGGGACTATCAGGCGGGGAGCGACGACGAATCCCCATGGCCGCTCGTGGAATACACACAGGATGATGTAGAGCCGGGCGCGGCACATGGAAAAGGAGGCGGAAATTGATGAAGAAATTGCCTATGAACCGGATCGGCGAGCTTTTTTCCGCAATCGATGAAAAAAAGGAGCTGTACCTGCCGGTATTCAGCACCGGTAAGGTAAATTATGACCGATGGAAAGAAGACGCCAAAGTTAAGCTTTCCGCGCTTAACACGGTAAAATCCCCCAAGGATTTGTTTTTTCCGCAGAGCGAGGACCTGGTCGCCTTTAAGATGCAGGGAAAAAGCATTGAGGTGCTGCCGCCGGAGGAGCCGGACACACCGTTTGTGGTCTTTGGCGTACGCCCGTGCGACATACGCAGCCTCGATATACTGGATAGGGTGTTCCTCGCGGATCCTGTGGATACTTATTATAAGGCACGGCGCGAAAACGGTATCGTGGTCGGCCTTGCGTGCAGCGAGCCGGAGGAAACATGCTTCTGCGGAACGTTTGGTATCGACGCGACGCAGCCAGGCGGCGACGTGGCGGCGTGGGTCGCAGACGATACCCTGTACTGGAAGCCGCTCACGCAAAAGGGCGAGGAGCTGACGGCACAGGTCGGATCGCTTTTTGAGGAGGCTGATGACAGTGAAATTGACGATGTGGTCGCGAAGACCAAAAAGATACTGGATCAATTGCCTTTAAAGAATCTGAGCCTCAAGGGCATTGACGGGA comes from Christensenellaceae bacterium and encodes:
- the hdrG gene encoding heterodisulfide reductase subunit D, with amino-acid sequence MQELSETKSSEFKPLIVAFCCNWCSYAGADLAGTSRLSYPADVKIIRVPCSCRVNPMFILRAFQRGADGVIINGCHPGDCHYSTGNYYARRRLALLFSMLEYLGIEKGRTRVEWVSAAEGQKFAQVMNEFSKTIHELGENKRLEDLRCKK
- a CDS encoding 4Fe-4S ferredoxin, which translates into the protein MQEIEKTIKDRAKQLLDESVVDRVLGWKKGEYGYDNTPAVFFKDDLDGLVYNSFCGANLSKYLIAESKKDGKIMVPLKPCDTYSFNQLVKEHRIDRSKIYVLGIPCHGMADKDKMHAKGIKGITGVKEHVHMKGVEDGEDDYSELEVSTVYGDKMCRTQDVLLEKCMACKGKECVVFDEIVEDKHPLPSRAYDRFGMVKRLENMTPDERFAFWRSELSKCIRCNACRNACPACSCLKCVFDNDASGISSKANVDTFEENMFHIIRAYHVAARCTDCGECSRVCPQGIPLHLLNRKFIKDINEFYGDYQAGSDDESPWPLVEYTQDDVEPGAAHGKGGGN
- a CDS encoding 4Fe-4S ferredoxin, with protein sequence MKKLPMNRIGELFSAIDEKKELYLPVFSTGKVNYDRWKEDAKVKLSALNTVKSPKDLFFPQSEDLVAFKMQGKSIEVLPPEEPDTPFVVFGVRPCDIRSLDILDRVFLADPVDTYYKARRENGIVVGLACSEPEETCFCGTFGIDATQPGGDVAAWVADDTLYWKPLTQKGEELTAQVGSLFEEADDSEIDDVVAKTKKILDQLPLKNLSLKGIDGNATERLFDSPKWEELYRACIGCGTCTFVCPTCQCYDIRDFDTGKGIRRYRCWDSCMYSDFTRMAHGNPRKTQLERFRQRFMHKLVYFPANNDGEYSCVGCGRCVSKCPISMNIVKVIKALGENEDGE